A genome region from Bufo gargarizans isolate SCDJY-AF-19 chromosome 2, ASM1485885v1, whole genome shotgun sequence includes the following:
- the TMEM213 gene encoding transmembrane protein 213 — MKSTVLLLLLLQLCYIQGSWAESNITAESLLQCPVNNDFCDTASRCCMPGMDSYGWIAAAVGWSLWVFTLILICICQVMRLRPNEPKYVQA, encoded by the exons ATGAAGAGcaccgtcctcctcctccttctcctccagctctgctacatccagggGTCCTGGGCAG AGTCCAACATCACAGCAGAAAGTTTGCTGCAATGTCCAG TGAATAATGATTTCTGCGACACTGCGAGCCGCTGCTGCATGCCCGGGATGGACAGTTACGGCTGGATTGCGGCTGCCGTGGGGTGGAGTTTGTGGGTTTTCACGCTCATCCTCATCTGCATTTGCCAAGTCATGAGGCTCAGACCAAATGAGCCAAAATACGTCCAGGCGTAA